A window of Desulfomicrobium macestii contains these coding sequences:
- a CDS encoding translocation/assembly module TamB domain-containing protein: MNHATIKRLRKTFTILAVCVLLGVACAGLILGTDKGRQGLLDSISSLAAAPDFGLKMEGLRLGDTWTLDRVTVSDARGPWLDAEKLGVRPLLGELLRGRISLEHVGIMRLEITRLPESEETADTSAPPGLPPLRIGAVDIEHIRLGPDVAGREALLSLHGALSLDQDEPHARVRVARLDRAQDAAELDARLHLRERTLDLRLNLHEEPQGLLHSALGMNGTQGIILQAAGSGPLKEWNLNFESMISDVAQLSGNATVNLDADADVDLRALITPGPAWNPFTGLPQESLTLMARGTWRSPVLHIARIDLQSALGNLDGNATWNVESGILESGANAQGVALSWLMPDDIQAGPVNASATLRLDPQGMRAQGKILLRDMDLAGHAVPAVTAHLSLDLPAGTKDWQVQTQLDALTPTLPEGLRAWTASATLGGEGTGFYAKELRLESDRLGLTGNGTLDSLVSMNTRLDLRQVPTGLGPLSAILDTKLEGRLNLAASSMNASFEATTMQLDGLPEELEMLLGPNSRLLAKLSLSPQLLDVHEARLQARTTAEASGQYDLEKNTFQTRLGAAFPEISFPALRIAQGTTLRASASGSPESFGLDLVAGSARISSGERTLSDVTAAATVRGLPAKPMATLDAKAMAGQDPVSLELRIAPDKNLIRVAECTLRLPETALHFNGSLDPDAILFTGDADFQSTDLSALGRILGSELEGELSLQARLDTLKGKQTATLEGRGKSLSAFGTRIGEASLSGTLADPGLPGLMDIELEMRSAGLPGMQADIINARMRGVATGYGFDIELRHASPEADLSVRGELSSDLTGLAVEQLRGTLLQQELLLKSPFDMSITSFGASWREADLNFGPARLRSAGGISKEMTNINAELTDFDPALLWPLFPDLPSAVINARLDATGDPSNPDARLRIQAEKIRLESSGLGNLPRLSATADVRLRQNMLDARASLTSESAIELDANLSSPMRIDLFAPAFPSDAPLSGQLKGQTRLMLLPHVLRLDDQTLDGNCTLDFRVNGTWSNPGLDGTASVRDARYENFRSGTVVQNLNMNAKAAGSTLSLDLSATDGAEGTAEATGQVDLLTLEHVLNVLFNNFRLLRQDLVQSTAKGDLRLLGNLDGTELSGKMTLDPTTVRLPAKTPADLAQVEVVEINVKNPRPKTEGRTSDFLLGLDLRVAIPARLFVQGRGLESEWSGNLHIRGNHSKPVINGEMNLLRGKFDFLDRSFTLTKGSLSLNGETPPNPFLEVLGETQILENLIQVRISGPARDFRLNLSSIPALPQDELLALILFGRSLRQISPLQAVRLAQAAAEMTGLGGASPDFLDSIKSSLGLQEVDVTKDDEDNTALGVGGYFGGKYYIRTQSSVSGQDRTKVEVQLSPKISVETEVGSDSRQGGGVMWKLDY; the protein is encoded by the coding sequence ATGAATCACGCAACGATCAAACGCCTGCGAAAAACCTTCACGATCCTCGCGGTCTGCGTGCTGCTCGGCGTCGCATGCGCGGGCCTGATCCTGGGCACTGACAAAGGGCGCCAAGGTCTGCTGGACTCAATCTCCAGTCTCGCCGCCGCACCGGACTTCGGCCTGAAAATGGAAGGCCTGCGCCTTGGCGACACCTGGACCCTGGATCGGGTGACCGTCAGCGATGCCCGTGGCCCCTGGCTTGACGCCGAGAAGCTCGGAGTCCGGCCGCTCCTTGGCGAGTTGCTCCGGGGCAGGATTTCCCTGGAGCATGTCGGCATCATGCGCCTTGAAATCACCCGCCTGCCTGAGAGCGAAGAAACTGCTGACACCTCGGCCCCCCCGGGCCTGCCCCCTTTGCGCATCGGCGCCGTGGACATCGAGCATATTCGCCTCGGGCCGGACGTCGCCGGGCGCGAAGCCCTGCTCTCCCTGCACGGCGCGCTGTCCCTGGACCAGGACGAGCCTCACGCCCGGGTGCGCGTGGCCCGACTGGACAGAGCGCAGGATGCGGCGGAACTCGATGCGCGACTGCATCTTCGCGAGCGGACCCTGGACCTGCGCCTTAACCTGCATGAAGAGCCGCAGGGCCTTCTGCACTCCGCCCTCGGCATGAACGGCACACAGGGCATCATCCTGCAGGCGGCGGGCAGCGGCCCCTTGAAGGAATGGAACCTGAATTTCGAGTCCATGATTTCCGATGTCGCGCAACTGAGCGGCAACGCGACCGTCAACCTGGATGCCGATGCCGACGTCGATCTGCGCGCGCTGATCACGCCCGGTCCCGCCTGGAACCCGTTCACGGGTCTGCCGCAGGAGAGCTTGACCCTAATGGCCAGGGGGACGTGGCGCAGTCCGGTCCTGCACATTGCCCGGATCGATCTGCAGAGCGCCCTCGGCAACCTTGACGGCAACGCCACCTGGAATGTCGAAAGCGGCATCCTCGAATCCGGGGCCAATGCCCAGGGCGTGGCCCTGTCCTGGCTCATGCCCGATGACATCCAGGCAGGCCCCGTCAACGCTTCCGCCACCCTGCGGCTGGACCCGCAAGGCATGCGCGCGCAGGGAAAAATCCTGCTGCGCGACATGGATCTTGCCGGGCACGCCGTACCCGCCGTCACGGCGCACCTATCCCTGGATCTGCCTGCCGGGACGAAAGACTGGCAGGTCCAGACCCAGCTCGACGCGCTGACCCCGACCCTGCCCGAAGGACTACGCGCATGGACGGCCTCCGCCACCCTAGGCGGCGAGGGCACGGGCTTTTACGCCAAAGAGCTGCGCCTGGAATCAGACCGGCTGGGACTGACTGGCAACGGCACCCTCGATTCTCTCGTGAGCATGAATACACGGCTCGATCTGCGCCAGGTGCCAACCGGCCTTGGCCCCCTGTCGGCAATTCTCGACACGAAATTGGAGGGTCGGCTAAACCTTGCGGCTTCAAGCATGAACGCCAGCTTTGAAGCCACGACCATGCAGTTGGACGGCTTGCCTGAAGAGCTTGAAATGCTGCTTGGGCCAAACAGCCGTCTGCTGGCCAAGCTCAGCCTTTCCCCGCAACTGCTCGACGTGCACGAGGCGCGGCTCCAGGCGCGGACAACGGCGGAAGCAAGCGGCCAGTACGACCTGGAAAAAAACACGTTTCAGACCAGGCTTGGAGCCGCCTTCCCGGAAATCAGCTTCCCCGCCCTGCGCATCGCGCAAGGGACGACCCTGCGCGCCTCGGCCTCGGGCAGCCCCGAATCCTTCGGGCTGGACCTTGTCGCGGGCAGCGCCAGGATCAGCTCGGGGGAGCGTACCCTGTCCGATGTCACCGCTGCGGCCACGGTGCGTGGCCTGCCTGCCAAGCCCATGGCCACCCTGGACGCGAAAGCCATGGCCGGACAGGACCCCGTCAGCCTGGAATTGCGCATCGCGCCCGACAAAAATCTGATCCGCGTCGCCGAATGCACACTGCGGCTTCCGGAAACAGCCCTGCATTTCAACGGCTCCCTTGATCCGGACGCGATTCTTTTCACCGGGGACGCCGATTTTCAAAGCACTGATCTGAGCGCCCTGGGACGCATTTTGGGCAGCGAACTTGAAGGCGAACTTTCCCTGCAGGCCCGTCTCGACACGCTCAAGGGGAAACAAACAGCCACACTCGAAGGGCGGGGAAAATCCCTGTCCGCCTTCGGGACACGTATCGGCGAAGCTTCCTTGAGCGGCACGCTGGCCGACCCCGGACTGCCAGGCTTGATGGATATCGAGCTTGAAATGCGCTCGGCGGGTCTGCCCGGCATGCAGGCCGACATCATAAACGCGAGGATGCGTGGCGTGGCGACAGGCTACGGATTCGACATCGAACTGAGGCACGCTTCTCCCGAGGCTGATCTCTCGGTCCGGGGGGAGCTGTCTTCGGATCTGACCGGCCTTGCCGTTGAACAGCTTCGCGGAACCCTGCTGCAACAGGAACTGCTGCTGAAGTCTCCCTTCGACATGAGCATCACGTCCTTTGGAGCGAGCTGGCGGGAAGCTGACCTCAATTTCGGTCCGGCGCGCCTGCGGAGCGCAGGCGGCATCTCTAAAGAAATGACGAACATCAACGCCGAGCTGACCGATTTCGACCCCGCGCTGTTGTGGCCTCTCTTCCCAGACCTGCCCAGCGCCGTCATCAACGCCCGCCTTGACGCCACGGGCGACCCTTCGAACCCAGACGCCCGACTGCGGATACAGGCCGAAAAGATCCGTCTGGAATCCTCGGGCCTTGGAAATCTGCCCCGCCTGAGCGCCACGGCCGACGTGCGCCTGCGCCAAAACATGCTGGACGCACGCGCGTCCCTGACCTCGGAAAGCGCCATCGAACTTGACGCGAACCTCTCAAGTCCCATGCGGATCGACCTCTTTGCGCCTGCCTTCCCGTCTGACGCCCCTCTGTCCGGGCAGCTCAAAGGCCAAACCAGGCTCATGCTCTTGCCGCATGTTCTGCGCCTGGACGATCAGACTCTGGATGGAAATTGCACTCTTGATTTTCGGGTGAACGGCACCTGGTCAAATCCGGGGCTCGATGGCACGGCAAGCGTCCGAGACGCTCGCTATGAAAACTTCCGCAGCGGGACCGTCGTGCAAAACCTGAACATGAACGCCAAGGCCGCCGGATCGACCCTGTCGCTGGACCTGTCCGCAACGGACGGCGCCGAAGGCACGGCCGAGGCAACAGGACAGGTGGACCTGCTGACCCTGGAACACGTGCTTAACGTGCTCTTCAACAACTTCCGTCTGCTGCGCCAGGATCTGGTGCAAAGCACGGCCAAGGGCGACCTGCGCCTGCTGGGAAATCTGGACGGGACGGAACTGAGCGGCAAGATGACCCTCGACCCGACCACGGTTCGGCTCCCGGCGAAAACCCCGGCTGACCTGGCACAGGTCGAAGTCGTCGAAATCAACGTCAAGAACCCTCGCCCAAAAACCGAGGGCAGGACTTCGGACTTCCTGCTCGGTCTTGATCTGCGGGTGGCCATTCCGGCCCGCCTGTTCGTTCAGGGGCGAGGTCTCGAATCGGAATGGTCCGGGAACCTGCACATCCGGGGCAACCATTCAAAGCCCGTCATCAACGGCGAAATGAACCTGCTGCGCGGCAAGTTTGATTTTCTCGACCGCAGCTTCACCCTGACCAAGGGCTCCCTGTCCCTCAACGGCGAGACCCCGCCCAACCCCTTCCTTGAAGTGCTCGGGGAAACGCAGATCCTCGAAAACCTCATTCAGGTCCGCATCAGCGGTCCCGCCAGGGATTTTCGGCTGAACCTGTCTTCGATTCCGGCCCTCCCGCAGGACGAACTGCTGGCCCTGATCCTTTTCGGCAGGTCGCTCAGACAGATATCCCCGCTGCAGGCGGTGCGCCTTGCCCAGGCCGCCGCCGAAATGACCGGCCTTGGCGGCGCAAGTCCGGATTTCCTGGACTCCATCAAATCCAGCCTGGGGCTGCAGGAAGTGGACGTGACCAAGGACGACGAAGACAACACCGCCCTCGGTGTCGGCGGCTACTTCGGAGGCAAATATTACATTCGCACCCAAAGCAGCGTGTCGGGGCAGGACAGGACCAAGGTCGAAGTGCAGCTCAGTCCGAAAATCAGCGTGGAAACCGAAGTGGGATCAGATTCCCGGCAGGGCGGGGGCGTGATGTGGAAGCTCGATTATTGA
- a CDS encoding ATPase, T2SS/T4P/T4SS family — MDNPQSEEQLLSQAWNLFAKDDYAGVLNICRSGYSHGVRSYDMVRLMLDSLNKLGKVQEQAEVTLKILGENDYPPKVAAKLYFRAGLIFLHQDNHQEARSIFEKVRILDPDFPGIEQRIKALTPRPVASSSSRYSHLLEKNLITAEQLSAVLSMEGKDSDALLLKEYKIAKKDLGDSLARFYGTEFVPFSAGKEPPFELFEKRRLDPDFLKRNGWLPFAQEGNTITVLMTNPFDLGRLDEIRFIYGTSNVEAKVTLAGDIEQYIEHFYKQFSSGEDLAAAFDEDVESADIVSAGEENEAELSDQDSEVVRMVNALLVEAWRKNVSDIHIEPNPQSRYCMFRFRLDGTCYEFRKVRLPLARPIVSRLKIMASLDIAERRLPQDGKIKIKLPDRNKVVEYRMATIPTLEGMEDVVLRVLASGKPLPLDKLGLLPQNKAAFEKLIYKPYGLILVVGPTGSGKTTTLHSAVSYINTPERKIWTAEDPVEITQEGLRQVQVHPKIGLTFASALRSFLRADPDVIMIGEMRDKETAHIGVESSLTGHLVLSTLHTNSAPETVTRLLDMDLDPFNFADSLLCVLAQRLVKTLCPNCKQAYTPGNEEIEEMGLEFGLGWEVQAREFLEGKRTLYRKVGCGQCVGGYKGRVGVHELMVNSSGIKNQIKHRKPTEEIRAQAVAEGMLTLKQDGMMKVLQGLTDMDQVRAASG, encoded by the coding sequence ATGGATAATCCGCAGAGTGAAGAGCAACTTCTCTCCCAGGCCTGGAATCTGTTCGCCAAGGATGACTATGCCGGAGTCCTGAACATCTGCCGGAGCGGCTATTCTCATGGCGTGCGCAGCTACGACATGGTCCGGCTCATGCTCGACAGCCTGAACAAGCTCGGCAAGGTCCAGGAACAGGCCGAGGTAACCCTCAAGATCCTGGGTGAAAACGATTATCCTCCCAAGGTCGCGGCCAAGCTCTATTTTCGCGCCGGTCTCATCTTCCTGCATCAGGACAACCACCAGGAAGCGCGGTCCATTTTTGAGAAAGTGCGTATTCTCGATCCCGATTTTCCGGGCATCGAGCAGCGCATCAAGGCCCTGACTCCCCGACCCGTCGCGTCGAGCAGCAGCCGTTATTCCCACCTTCTTGAAAAGAATCTCATCACCGCGGAACAACTCTCGGCTGTTCTGTCCATGGAGGGCAAGGATTCGGACGCCTTGCTGCTCAAGGAATACAAGATCGCCAAGAAGGATCTGGGCGATAGCCTGGCCCGTTTTTACGGCACGGAGTTTGTCCCCTTTTCCGCAGGCAAGGAGCCGCCCTTCGAGCTTTTCGAAAAGCGCCGGCTCGACCCGGACTTTCTCAAACGGAATGGCTGGCTTCCCTTTGCCCAGGAAGGAAACACCATCACCGTGCTCATGACCAACCCCTTCGACCTCGGCCGCCTGGATGAGATCCGCTTCATCTACGGGACGTCCAACGTCGAGGCCAAGGTCACGCTGGCCGGAGACATCGAGCAGTACATCGAGCACTTCTACAAGCAGTTCAGCTCGGGCGAGGATCTGGCCGCCGCCTTTGACGAGGATGTCGAATCCGCCGACATCGTCTCGGCTGGAGAGGAGAACGAGGCCGAGCTGAGCGACCAGGACAGCGAGGTCGTGCGCATGGTCAACGCCCTCCTGGTGGAGGCCTGGCGCAAGAACGTGTCCGATATTCATATCGAGCCCAATCCCCAGTCCCGCTACTGCATGTTCCGTTTCCGACTGGACGGGACCTGCTACGAATTTCGCAAGGTCCGCCTGCCCCTGGCCAGGCCCATCGTCTCGCGCCTGAAGATCATGGCCAGCCTGGACATCGCCGAGCGCCGCCTGCCCCAGGACGGAAAGATCAAGATCAAGCTGCCCGATCGCAACAAGGTCGTGGAATACCGCATGGCCACCATCCCGACGCTGGAAGGCATGGAGGACGTGGTGCTGCGCGTGCTGGCCTCGGGCAAGCCGCTGCCGCTGGACAAGCTCGGGCTGCTGCCGCAGAACAAGGCGGCCTTCGAGAAGCTCATCTACAAGCCCTACGGGCTCATCCTCGTGGTCGGTCCCACGGGTTCGGGCAAGACCACGACCCTGCATTCGGCTGTGAGTTACATAAACACCCCCGAGCGCAAGATCTGGACCGCCGAGGACCCGGTAGAAATCACGCAGGAGGGCCTGCGGCAGGTGCAGGTCCATCCCAAGATCGGCCTGACCTTCGCCTCGGCCCTGCGCTCCTTCCTGCGCGCCGACCCGGACGTGATCATGATCGGTGAAATGCGCGACAAGGAAACGGCGCACATCGGCGTGGAATCATCCCTGACCGGTCACCTGGTCCTGTCCACCCTGCATACCAACTCCGCTCCCGAAACGGTGACCCGCCTGCTGGACATGGATCTGGATCCGTTCAACTTCGCGGATTCGCTGCTCTGTGTTCTGGCCCAGCGACTGGTCAAGACCCTGTGCCCGAACTGCAAGCAGGCCTACACTCCGGGAAACGAGGAAATCGAGGAGATGGGCCTTGAGTTCGGCCTGGGCTGGGAAGTTCAGGCCAGGGAGTTCTTGGAAGGCAAGCGGACCCTGTATCGCAAGGTCGGATGCGGGCAGTGCGTGGGCGGTTACAAGGGCCGGGTGGGAGTGCATGAACTCATGGTCAATTCATCCGGCATCAAGAATCAGATCAAACATCGCAAGCCCACCGAGGAGATCCGCGCCCAGGCCGTGGCCGAAGGCATGCTGACGCTGAAGCAGGACGGCATGATGAAGGTCCTGCAGGGGCTGACGGACATGGATCAGGTCAGGGCAGCGAGCGGTTAG
- the ilvC gene encoding ketol-acid reductoisomerase, with protein MKVYYDKDADLNILKDKVVAIIGYGSQGHAHAQNLRDSGVQVVIGQRPGGPNWQLAREHGFEPVSAAEAAKKADLIQILVQDQYQPKVYEEEILPNLAPGKTLVFGHGFNIHYNQIIPPKDVDVVMIAPKGPGHLVRREFEKGGGVPCLVAVYQDATGQALGKALAYAAGVGGTRSGVLETTFREETETDLFGEQAVLCGGVSELIRAGFETLTKAGYQPEIAFFECMHELKLIVDLLYEGGFKKMHHSISDTAEYGDYVTGPRVINDESRKAMQKVLEEIQDGTFARNWILENKANLPFFLARRRQSHEHQVEKVGDSLREMMAWLQK; from the coding sequence ATGAAAGTTTATTACGACAAGGACGCCGATCTGAATATACTCAAGGACAAGGTCGTGGCCATCATCGGGTATGGCAGCCAGGGGCACGCCCATGCGCAGAACCTGCGCGACTCCGGTGTGCAGGTCGTCATCGGCCAGCGTCCCGGCGGACCCAACTGGCAGCTGGCGCGTGAGCACGGCTTCGAGCCTGTCAGCGCGGCCGAAGCGGCCAAGAAGGCCGACCTGATCCAGATCCTGGTCCAGGACCAGTATCAGCCTAAGGTCTACGAAGAGGAAATCCTTCCGAATCTGGCCCCGGGCAAGACCCTTGTCTTTGGTCACGGTTTCAACATCCACTACAACCAGATCATCCCCCCCAAGGATGTGGACGTGGTCATGATCGCGCCCAAGGGCCCGGGCCATCTGGTGCGCCGTGAATTCGAGAAGGGCGGCGGAGTGCCTTGTCTGGTGGCCGTCTATCAGGACGCCACGGGGCAGGCCCTGGGCAAGGCCCTGGCCTATGCGGCCGGCGTCGGCGGAACCCGTTCCGGCGTGCTTGAAACCACTTTTCGCGAAGAGACCGAAACCGACCTGTTCGGCGAGCAGGCCGTGCTCTGCGGTGGTGTGAGCGAACTGATCCGCGCCGGTTTCGAGACCTTGACCAAGGCCGGATACCAGCCCGAGATCGCCTTCTTCGAGTGCATGCATGAACTCAAGCTCATCGTGGACCTGCTCTACGAGGGCGGATTCAAGAAGATGCATCACTCCATCAGCGACACGGCCGAATACGGTGACTACGTGACCGGCCCCCGGGTCATCAACGATGAGTCCCGCAAGGCCATGCAGAAGGTGCTCGAAGAGATTCAGGACGGCACCTTCGCCCGCAACTGGATCCTGGAAAACAAGGCCAATCTGCCTTTCTTCCTGGCCAGACGGCGTCAGAGCCACGAGCATCAGGTGGAAAAGGTTGGAGACAGCCTGCGCGAAATGATGGCTTGGTTACAGAAATAA
- the ilvN gene encoding acetolactate synthase small subunit → MRHVLSILVENEPGVLSRVVGLFSGRGFNIESLNVGPTLETGVSHITICTSGDEQIIEQIMKQLHKLITVIKVVDLTHLQAVEREIVLMKVGAEDAKRAEVLRIADIFRCKVVDVSPDELTLEITGDQGKIKAVVALLQRFGVKEFIRAGTVAMRRSMQLAD, encoded by the coding sequence ATGAGACATGTCTTATCCATACTTGTTGAGAACGAACCTGGAGTTCTGTCCCGCGTGGTCGGCCTTTTCAGCGGCCGGGGATTCAATATCGAATCCCTGAACGTGGGCCCGACCCTGGAGACGGGAGTTTCCCACATCACCATCTGCACCAGCGGTGACGAACAGATCATCGAACAGATCATGAAGCAGCTGCACAAGCTCATCACCGTCATCAAGGTCGTCGATCTGACGCACTTGCAGGCGGTCGAGAGGGAAATCGTGCTCATGAAGGTCGGTGCGGAAGACGCCAAGCGCGCGGAAGTGCTGCGCATAGCGGATATTTTCAGGTGCAAGGTGGTTGATGTCAGCCCTGACGAGCTGACCCTTGAAATCACCGGTGATCAGGGCAAGATAAAGGCCGTGGTGGCCCTTTTGCAGCGTTTCGGCGTCAAGGAGTTCATCCGCGCCGGGACCGTGGCCATGCGCCGCAGCATGCAGCTTGCCGACTGA
- the ilvB gene encoding biosynthetic-type acetolactate synthase large subunit: protein MVLTGAQILMECLKREGVDLIFGFPGGAVIDIYDELPKHPIKHILVRHEQAAVHAADGFARASGKVGVCLVTSGPGATNTVTGIATAYMDSIPMVVITGQVPTHLIGNDAFQEADIVGITRPCTKHNYLVKNVGDLATTIKQAFYIARTGRPGPVLIDLPKDVVNSKTKFSYPETISLRSYNPNVNPNRKQLRKAAELIAHCKQPVIYAGGGVISSDSAAELKQLAETFHLPVTTTLMGLGAFPGDHPGWLGMLGMHGTFTANMAVNNCDLLISVGARFDDRVTGRINSFAARAKIIHIDVDPTSISKNVVVDVPIVADCKQGLAGLIEEAAKIEGVDWQAKHEVWNASLTEMRASHPLGYAKNGGTIKPQWVVEKIHELSKGEAIIATEVGQNQMWAAQFYTYRKPRTLLTSGGLGTMGYGFPAAIGAQFAFPDKLVIDIAGDGSIQMNIQELATAVSYNVPVKIVILNNGYLGMVRQWQELFYKKNYCATCLHTNPDFVALAKAYGAEGFLVDKAEDLEATLKAAFAYPGPVIVDVRVEPEENVAPMVPAGAALSEMLLV from the coding sequence ATGGTCCTCACCGGTGCCCAGATTCTAATGGAGTGTTTGAAGCGGGAAGGGGTTGATCTCATTTTCGGGTTTCCCGGGGGTGCGGTCATCGACATTTATGACGAGCTCCCCAAGCACCCGATCAAACATATTCTGGTCCGTCACGAACAGGCCGCGGTCCACGCAGCCGACGGTTTTGCAAGGGCATCGGGCAAGGTGGGCGTGTGCCTGGTCACTTCCGGACCCGGTGCGACCAACACCGTGACCGGGATCGCCACGGCCTACATGGATTCCATTCCCATGGTTGTGATCACGGGGCAGGTGCCCACGCACCTGATCGGCAACGACGCCTTTCAGGAAGCCGACATCGTGGGCATCACCCGGCCCTGCACCAAGCACAACTATCTGGTCAAGAACGTCGGCGACTTGGCCACGACCATCAAGCAGGCATTTTATATCGCACGGACAGGTCGGCCGGGTCCTGTTCTCATCGATCTGCCCAAGGACGTGGTCAATTCCAAGACCAAGTTTTCCTATCCCGAGACCATAAGTCTGCGCAGCTACAATCCCAACGTGAACCCGAACCGCAAGCAGCTGCGCAAGGCAGCGGAACTCATCGCCCATTGCAAGCAGCCCGTGATCTATGCCGGTGGCGGAGTCATCTCCTCCGACAGCGCCGCCGAACTGAAGCAGCTGGCCGAGACATTTCACCTGCCGGTCACGACCACTCTCATGGGGCTTGGCGCATTCCCGGGCGATCATCCCGGTTGGCTCGGCATGCTCGGCATGCACGGGACGTTCACGGCCAACATGGCCGTCAACAACTGCGACCTGCTCATCTCCGTGGGCGCGCGTTTCGACGACCGCGTCACGGGTCGGATCAATTCCTTCGCCGCCCGGGCCAAGATCATTCACATCGACGTGGACCCCACCTCCATCAGCAAGAACGTGGTCGTGGATGTGCCCATCGTCGCGGACTGCAAGCAGGGCCTGGCCGGGCTCATCGAGGAAGCGGCGAAGATCGAGGGTGTGGACTGGCAGGCCAAGCACGAGGTCTGGAACGCGTCCCTGACCGAGATGCGTGCCTCCCATCCGCTAGGCTATGCCAAGAACGGCGGGACCATCAAGCCGCAGTGGGTGGTGGAGAAGATCCACGAGCTCTCCAAGGGAGAGGCCATCATCGCGACGGAGGTCGGTCAGAACCAGATGTGGGCCGCGCAGTTCTATACCTACCGCAAGCCGCGCACTCTTCTGACCTCCGGCGGCCTTGGAACCATGGGCTACGGTTTTCCGGCGGCCATCGGGGCTCAGTTCGCCTTTCCGGACAAGCTGGTGATAGATATCGCGGGCGATGGCTCCATCCAGATGAACATCCAGGAACTGGCCACGGCGGTCAGTTACAATGTGCCGGTCAAGATCGTCATCCTGAACAACGGCTACCTCGGCATGGTCCGGCAATGGCAGGAACTTTTCTACAAGAAGAACTATTGCGCCACCTGCCTGCATACCAATCCCGATTTCGTGGCCCTGGCCAAGGCGTACGGAGCGGAAGGCTTCCTGGTCGACAAGGCCGAGGATCTGGAGGCGACGCTTAAAGCTGCCTTCGCCTATCCGGGTCCGGTCATCGTCGATGTACGCGTCGAGCCGGAGGAAAACGTCGCGCCCATGGTCCCGGCAGGCGCGGCCCTGTCGGAAATGTTGCTGGTTTAG
- a CDS encoding DUF465 domain-containing protein, with protein MEQQDLELIAANLGHDEELKSLWEEHVGFEKILERYSGKAVLSPAEDLEVKEYKKKKLAGKTRIQTLLEKYKRQEG; from the coding sequence ATGGAACAGCAAGACCTCGAACTGATTGCGGCGAATTTGGGTCACGACGAGGAACTCAAGAGTCTGTGGGAGGAACATGTTGGTTTTGAAAAAATTCTGGAACGCTACTCGGGCAAAGCAGTGCTTTCCCCTGCCGAAGATCTGGAAGTGAAGGAATACAAGAAGAAAAAGCTGGCCGGAAAGACCCGGATCCAGACTTTGCTTGAGAAATACAAACGTCAGGAGGGATAG
- a CDS encoding DUF167 domain-containing protein — protein MCTDHPVFAAPAKNGGWRLGLWVQPGARKTEVAGMHGDYLKIRLQAPAVDNKANSALTVFVSRILGIKASQVVIESGHASRQKNLLLDVEEEPDWNVFSEKALGKP, from the coding sequence ATGTGTACGGATCACCCGGTTTTCGCCGCGCCGGCCAAGAATGGAGGCTGGCGGCTTGGGCTCTGGGTTCAGCCCGGGGCCAGGAAAACCGAAGTCGCGGGCATGCATGGGGACTATCTGAAGATCCGGTTGCAGGCCCCGGCGGTTGACAACAAGGCCAACAGCGCGTTGACCGTATTCGTGTCCAGAATTTTGGGAATCAAGGCTTCGCAGGTGGTCATCGAGTCCGGGCATGCGTCCCGGCAAAAGAACCTGCTGCTGGACGTGGAGGAAGAGCCTGACTGGAACGTGTTTTCGGAGAAGGCATTGGGCAAACCATAA
- a CDS encoding YggT family protein, protein MPVFSSLFAAVYYVADSVLSLYFWVVIASVVMSWVNPDPYNPIVRGIRSLTEPVFYRIRKWLPFTYISGIDFSPFVVVLGIKFVQVFLARLMSQMMF, encoded by the coding sequence ATGCCTGTTTTTTCGAGTCTTTTTGCGGCCGTCTATTATGTGGCCGACAGCGTGTTGTCCCTGTATTTCTGGGTGGTCATCGCCTCCGTGGTCATGAGTTGGGTCAACCCCGACCCTTACAATCCCATCGTGCGCGGGATCAGGAGCCTGACCGAGCCTGTTTTTTACCGTATCCGCAAGTGGTTGCCGTTTACGTATATAAGCGGGATTGATTTCTCGCCGTTTGTCGTGGTCCTTGGCATCAAGTTCGTACAGGTTTTTTTGGCTCGACTGATGTCGCAGATGATGTTTTAG